The following are encoded in a window of Xanthocytophaga agilis genomic DNA:
- a CDS encoding tyrosine-protein phosphatase, with protein sequence MISFFKKTAKEESDYLRSVPLVADMHSHVLPGIDDGAKNLEQSLDLIKELYDMGYRKLTATPHIMGDFYKNTPATIHEKLIKVQLAVNQRKWNIEIKAAAEYYLDEWFMEKLRREEPLLTFGDGYVLFETSYINQPVQLQEAIFLLKSQNYKPVLAHPERYIYLHDNFNKLKEIYEMGVFLQINISSLSGYYSIPAQMVAEKLIDNRMVHFAGTDCHSMKHIQSLQATQTKKYYARLLTLELLNNTL encoded by the coding sequence ATGATTTCATTTTTTAAAAAGACGGCTAAAGAGGAAAGTGATTACCTTAGATCTGTACCATTGGTAGCAGACATGCACTCGCATGTCCTTCCGGGTATAGATGATGGGGCTAAAAATCTTGAGCAGTCATTAGATTTAATCAAAGAGCTTTACGATATGGGATATCGTAAGCTTACTGCAACGCCACATATTATGGGGGACTTTTATAAGAACACCCCAGCAACCATACATGAAAAACTAATAAAAGTTCAGTTAGCAGTAAATCAGAGAAAATGGAACATTGAAATCAAGGCTGCTGCTGAATATTATCTAGATGAGTGGTTTATGGAAAAGTTGCGGAGAGAAGAGCCACTACTTACATTTGGTGACGGATATGTATTGTTTGAGACTTCTTATATTAATCAACCTGTTCAGTTACAGGAAGCTATATTTTTGTTAAAATCACAGAACTATAAACCTGTATTGGCTCACCCTGAGCGTTATATTTATCTTCATGATAACTTTAACAAGCTGAAGGAAATATATGAGATGGGAGTATTTCTTCAGATTAATATAAGTTCACTATCCGGGTATTATTCTATTCCTGCTCAAATGGTTGCTGAAAAGCTAATTGATAACCGAATGGTTCACTTTGCAGGAACGGACTGCCATTCTATGAAACATATTCAGTCTCTTCAGGCAACACAGACAAAGAAGTATTATGCCCGACTTCTTACTCTCGAGCTATTAAACAATACTTTATAG
- a CDS encoding GumC family protein — protein MKAEDLTNTGTDTNDEQEDLLAGIDFGKIWGIIQKSWFWLLLLPFLCLLGGYLFLRYTTPIYESASNLKLEIRQEATDLGLPTLNPSGESATNISGEIELIRSSIIYDEVIKQMDLSVSYYAYGRSRIKNEERYGGAPIKVTYEINNPLVYNIPFDITILNKDSFTLSYTIGGVDYSSTYTFGAPIKTAAFSFIINKTPSYQAERDNGAYYFTINSHDALSNYIGSNLRVEVVNPSANIIGVFFKDASIRKAQDIVNKIDTVYLEKTKELKNKANKQKIEFLDKQINSVEKELEAYESDLEKFVISNKSSDITKDLERYSEKLDELTKVKTELLTQISILNSLDESLTKKKDVSPIVSSLPLLSDTDISALITELNKISQDKAMLSKSYRETTYAIQSKDLQISTTRNSLISLIGQKKKVLNERLSILNNEIGTTENSFAALPSKSTDYNRIKRLRDLKEKYHLLMIDKKAELGIAEAGTKEDFVILSPASLPFMPISPNKWIVYASCLFAGIIFNLILIGTKYLLHDTISSQKELEHATVAPVLGVIPIYMKEKLENSRLLVYQNPKSSISEAFRSVRTNLDFMFQMQQKKRIITVTSTISGEGKTFVSLNLAGVIALSSAKVVLLDLDMRRPKVHLAFEEENYNGVSTLLIGKHSLTECIRKTPIENLDFIAAGPTPPNPSELILRPEFDNLLKELHQSYDVIVIDTPPIGLVTDGILVMRKADLPIYVLRADYSKRVFVKNINKLIKNNNFSKLAVVLNAFRNLNTYGYGYGYGYGYNEYYENDDEVNKGLDKLKGLLVKNK, from the coding sequence ATGAAAGCAGAAGATTTAACCAATACAGGGACAGATACCAATGATGAGCAGGAAGACTTGCTTGCTGGTATTGATTTTGGGAAAATCTGGGGTATTATTCAAAAAAGTTGGTTCTGGCTGCTTTTATTGCCTTTCTTATGCCTTTTGGGCGGCTACCTGTTTTTGCGATATACTACTCCTATTTACGAATCTGCCTCTAATCTGAAGCTGGAAATCAGGCAGGAGGCTACTGATTTAGGACTTCCAACATTAAATCCTTCTGGAGAATCTGCTACAAATATTTCAGGTGAGATCGAATTAATACGTTCCAGTATTATTTATGATGAAGTAATCAAACAGATGGACTTGAGCGTAAGTTACTATGCTTATGGACGTAGTCGTATCAAAAACGAGGAACGATATGGTGGTGCACCTATAAAAGTAACCTATGAGATTAACAATCCATTAGTATATAATATTCCGTTTGATATTACTATCCTTAATAAGGATTCTTTTACCCTTAGCTATACAATTGGGGGTGTAGATTATAGTAGTACGTATACTTTTGGCGCACCTATAAAGACTGCTGCCTTTAGTTTCATAATAAATAAGACTCCATCTTACCAAGCAGAGCGAGATAATGGTGCATACTATTTCACGATCAATAGCCATGACGCATTGAGTAATTATATTGGAAGTAATCTCCGTGTGGAAGTTGTTAATCCCTCTGCCAATATCATTGGAGTGTTCTTTAAAGACGCAAGCATTCGAAAAGCACAAGATATTGTTAACAAAATAGACACCGTTTATCTGGAGAAAACGAAAGAATTAAAAAATAAGGCTAACAAACAAAAGATAGAATTTCTTGATAAACAAATTAACTCAGTAGAAAAAGAACTGGAGGCTTATGAAAGTGATCTGGAAAAATTTGTAATATCAAATAAATCATCAGATATCACTAAGGATCTTGAAAGATATTCCGAAAAATTAGATGAATTAACTAAAGTCAAAACAGAACTTCTTACACAAATCTCTATACTAAACTCTTTAGATGAGTCTTTGACTAAAAAGAAAGATGTTTCACCTATTGTTTCATCTCTTCCTTTACTCTCAGATACTGATATTTCAGCATTGATAACAGAGCTTAATAAAATCTCTCAGGATAAAGCTATGTTATCTAAAAGCTATAGAGAAACTACTTATGCTATTCAGTCAAAGGATCTTCAGATATCAACTACCCGTAATAGTTTGATCTCTCTTATTGGCCAGAAAAAGAAGGTACTAAATGAACGTCTTAGTATACTGAATAATGAGATTGGTACCACTGAAAATTCATTTGCTGCTTTACCTTCTAAGAGTACAGATTATAATAGAATAAAACGCCTGAGAGATCTGAAAGAAAAATATCATCTGCTTATGATTGATAAGAAGGCCGAGTTAGGGATTGCAGAGGCTGGAACAAAAGAAGATTTTGTTATTCTCTCACCTGCAAGTTTGCCTTTTATGCCAATTTCGCCTAATAAGTGGATTGTTTATGCTAGTTGTTTATTTGCCGGTATTATATTCAATCTAATACTTATTGGTACAAAATATCTGCTCCATGATACTATTTCCAGCCAGAAAGAATTAGAACATGCTACAGTGGCGCCAGTTTTAGGGGTGATTCCTATATATATGAAGGAAAAGTTGGAGAATTCGAGATTGCTGGTTTATCAGAATCCAAAATCTTCTATTAGTGAAGCATTTCGTTCTGTGAGAACCAATCTTGATTTCATGTTTCAGATGCAACAGAAGAAAAGAATTATTACTGTTACATCTACTATTAGTGGGGAAGGAAAAACATTTGTTTCTTTAAATCTGGCAGGAGTAATTGCGTTATCCAGTGCTAAAGTCGTATTATTGGATCTGGATATGAGAAGGCCTAAGGTTCATTTGGCCTTTGAAGAAGAAAATTATAATGGTGTGAGTACTTTATTGATTGGGAAACATAGCTTGACAGAATGTATTCGTAAAACTCCCATAGAAAACCTGGATTTTATTGCGGCGGGACCAACACCTCCTAATCCTTCGGAACTTATCTTACGCCCAGAATTCGATAATCTTTTGAAAGAGTTGCACCAATCATATGATGTTATTGTTATCGATACTCCACCGATTGGTCTTGTTACAGATGGCATCCTTGTGATGCGTAAAGCAGATCTACCCATTTATGTATTGCGTGCAGACTACTCAAAAAGAGTTTTCGTAAAAAATATTAATAAGTTAATTAAAAACAATAACTTTAGTAAATTAGCAGTCGTACTAAATGCATTCCGGAACCTGAATACTTATGGGTATGGATATGGATATGGGTATGGATATAATGAATATTATGAAAATGATGATGAAGTAAATAAAGGTTTAGATAAATTGAAGGGGTTGTTAGTTAAAAATAAATGA
- a CDS encoding polysaccharide biosynthesis/export family protein: MLQTDSERLPKGLVHAAAGIESIEKNYVIQKSDILDIKLYSNKGESLIDVNIPKPGAVVGTNAGGAVSQNPNFVVESDGIVRLPQVGAIKVEGYTLRQADSLLSVAYNNYYVDPFVNVKFANKRVIVLGATRNAVVPLTNEKMNLLEVLALSGGINDNAKAGNIRLVRGDLKDPEVHLINLSTIEGMTKANLIVQPNDIIYIEPVKRPLREIASDIAPILSIIGSVVSLVSIVLVLRNQK, from the coding sequence ATGCTGCAAACAGACTCTGAGCGATTACCCAAGGGTTTGGTTCATGCAGCAGCAGGTATAGAAAGTATAGAAAAGAATTATGTTATTCAGAAATCAGATATTCTTGACATAAAACTATACAGTAACAAAGGAGAAAGTTTAATTGATGTTAACATTCCTAAACCTGGGGCAGTAGTAGGTACAAACGCAGGAGGTGCTGTATCTCAAAATCCTAACTTTGTTGTTGAGTCAGATGGCATAGTGAGGTTACCTCAAGTCGGAGCAATTAAAGTTGAAGGATATACTTTACGACAGGCTGATAGTTTGTTATCTGTTGCATATAATAACTATTATGTAGATCCTTTTGTGAATGTTAAATTTGCTAATAAACGTGTTATTGTATTAGGAGCTACAAGAAATGCTGTAGTTCCTCTTACTAATGAAAAAATGAATTTACTGGAGGTGCTGGCTCTCAGTGGAGGGATTAATGATAATGCTAAAGCTGGAAATATTCGCCTTGTAAGAGGTGATCTGAAAGATCCGGAAGTACATTTAATCAATTTATCTACTATTGAAGGAATGACTAAAGCAAATTTAATAGTGCAACCCAATGATATTATCTATATTGAACCTGTAAAGCGTCCTCTTCGTGAGATCGCATCTGATATTGCTCCAATTCTTAGTATTATAGGAAGTGTAGTAAGCTTAGTCTCAATTGTGCTGGTTTTGAGAAATCAAAAGTGA
- the rfbC gene encoding dTDP-4-dehydrorhamnose 3,5-epimerase produces the protein MQFRHTSLSGLIEIIPPIFKDERGFFFESYQKKRFSDNGIPFDFVQDNQSFSKKGVLRGLHFQNEPFAQGKLVRVITGKALDVAVDIRLDSPTFGQYETFLLDSELNNMVYIPEGFAHGFLALEDTILQYKCTNLYNKAAEGGIIWNDPTLNISWGISNPIVSEKDILLPTLKDIKAM, from the coding sequence ATGCAATTCAGACATACTTCTCTTTCAGGCTTAATTGAAATTATCCCTCCAATATTTAAAGACGAACGTGGATTTTTCTTCGAATCCTATCAGAAGAAACGATTCTCAGATAATGGAATACCCTTTGATTTTGTTCAAGATAATCAATCATTCTCAAAAAAAGGCGTATTACGGGGATTACATTTCCAAAATGAACCTTTTGCTCAGGGAAAATTAGTTAGAGTAATAACAGGTAAAGCATTAGATGTTGCTGTTGATATAAGACTAGATTCTCCTACCTTTGGTCAGTATGAAACATTTTTGTTGGATAGTGAACTTAATAATATGGTTTATATCCCCGAAGGATTTGCTCATGGATTTTTAGCTTTAGAAGACACAATCTTACAATATAAATGTACAAATCTCTACAATAAAGCAGCAGAAGGAGGAATTATATGGAATGATCCAACGCTGAATATATCCTGGGGGATTTCGAATCCGATTGTTTCAGAAAAAGACATTCTATTACCAACATTAAAAGATATAAAAGCTATGTAG
- a CDS encoding glycosyltransferase family 4 protein, whose product MRIAIVINTAWNIYNFRMGLIRSFLDKNYEVHTIAPPDGYEKHLIQEGCKHHLVTLENKGTNPRKDISYIYQLYKLYKKIRPDVILHFTIKPNLYGTVAAKLLGIPVINNVSGLGTVFLRENRSSKIARELYKYVFKFPDKVFFQNSDDLQYFIEKGLVNQRITDLLPGSGVNIQKFQPEVFKRNSKFTFLLAARLIQDKGIHEYAEAARIVLQTYPDIRFLLVGFKDESPFGVKELTLQNWIDQGVLEYLGPTDDIQSVFRHADCVVLPSYREGTPRSLLEAAAMAKPIIATNVPGCIEVVDDQINGFLCEAKNGKDLAEKMIKMLSLSDHDLQQMGQASRIKIEEKFDEDFVIQKYHRSIENILSFSSSNSLTSSVATG is encoded by the coding sequence ATGCGTATCGCAATCGTTATTAATACAGCTTGGAATATTTATAACTTTAGAATGGGACTAATTCGTTCCTTCTTAGATAAAAATTATGAAGTACATACCATTGCACCACCTGATGGGTATGAAAAGCATTTGATACAAGAAGGCTGTAAACACCATTTGGTTACTCTGGAAAATAAGGGAACAAATCCTCGCAAAGATATTTCTTATATCTATCAGTTATATAAGCTGTACAAGAAAATCCGTCCTGATGTGATTTTACATTTCACTATTAAACCTAACTTATATGGTACTGTAGCCGCAAAGCTATTAGGTATTCCTGTGATTAACAACGTTTCCGGACTTGGTACAGTTTTTTTGCGTGAAAACAGGTCTAGTAAAATAGCAAGAGAGCTATACAAATATGTTTTTAAATTTCCGGATAAAGTATTTTTTCAGAATTCAGACGATTTGCAATATTTTATCGAGAAAGGATTAGTCAATCAAAGAATAACAGATCTTTTACCCGGATCAGGTGTTAATATACAGAAGTTCCAGCCAGAAGTATTTAAGCGTAATTCAAAATTTACATTTCTGCTTGCTGCCAGACTGATTCAAGACAAAGGTATTCATGAGTATGCTGAAGCTGCTCGTATTGTATTACAGACATATCCGGATATTCGGTTCTTACTGGTTGGATTTAAAGATGAGAGCCCTTTTGGTGTAAAAGAACTTACTCTTCAAAATTGGATTGATCAAGGAGTGTTGGAATATCTGGGACCAACAGATGATATACAATCTGTATTCAGGCATGCAGATTGTGTTGTGTTACCATCTTATAGAGAAGGAACTCCACGAAGTTTATTAGAAGCTGCTGCAATGGCAAAACCAATTATTGCAACCAACGTACCTGGTTGTATTGAAGTAGTGGATGATCAGATTAATGGTTTTCTATGTGAGGCAAAAAATGGTAAAGATCTGGCAGAAAAGATGATTAAAATGCTTTCCTTATCTGACCATGACTTACAACAGATGGGACAGGCTAGTAGAATAAAGATAGAGGAGAAATTTGATGAAGATTTTGTTATTCAAAAGTATCATAGGTCTATCGAAAATATATTGTCATTTTCTTCTTCAAATTCATTGACTTCTTCTGTTGCTACTGGATAA
- the hflX gene encoding GTPase HflX: MFDTAPIVKKAILVALTSAKQSVDKTNEYLEELAFLATTLGVETIGRFVQKLDRPDTRTFVGKGKLEDIDAFVKDKQVDIVIFDDDLTPSQLRNLEKVLACQIYDRSLLILDIFLQRAQTTQARTQVEMARYQYLLPRLTRMWTHLERQRGGTGTRGGSGEKEIETDRRIIRDRISLLREKLKEIDKQSHTRRKSRSQIVRVALVGYTNVGKSTLMRRLAKADVFAENKLFATVDSTVRKVVQDGFPFLLTDTVGFIRKLPTTLIESFKSTLDEVREADILLHVVDISHPSFEDHIEVVNTTLAEIGAADKPMILVFNKLDLYKPESEPDQEDQNASIQVSIEKLKQTYLKKNTENVVFISAEKKENLEELRTILLEKVKEKHFLIYPNWVPENAAMWKDWETVAENE; encoded by the coding sequence ATGTTTGACACTGCCCCGATAGTAAAAAAAGCCATCTTGGTTGCATTAACATCGGCGAAGCAGTCTGTCGACAAAACAAATGAATACCTGGAAGAACTTGCTTTTCTGGCAACAACGCTAGGTGTAGAAACAATTGGAAGATTTGTACAAAAATTAGATAGACCAGATACAAGAACTTTTGTTGGAAAGGGGAAACTGGAAGATATAGACGCCTTTGTTAAAGACAAACAAGTCGATATAGTTATCTTTGATGATGATTTAACTCCATCTCAGCTGAGAAATCTAGAAAAGGTACTGGCTTGTCAGATTTATGATAGAAGTTTATTGATTCTGGATATCTTTCTTCAGAGGGCTCAAACTACACAGGCCAGGACTCAGGTGGAAATGGCTCGCTATCAATACCTCCTACCTCGCCTTACTCGTATGTGGACCCACCTTGAAAGACAACGAGGAGGAACAGGAACTCGTGGTGGTTCTGGAGAAAAAGAGATAGAAACTGACCGTAGGATTATCCGGGATAGGATTTCTCTCTTACGGGAAAAATTGAAGGAAATAGACAAACAAAGCCATACACGCCGTAAATCTAGAAGTCAGATTGTACGGGTAGCACTAGTAGGATATACTAATGTAGGTAAATCCACACTAATGCGTCGATTAGCTAAAGCAGATGTTTTTGCAGAGAATAAGTTATTTGCAACAGTAGATTCAACTGTACGAAAAGTTGTGCAGGATGGTTTCCCATTCCTACTCACAGATACAGTTGGTTTTATCCGTAAATTACCAACCACACTTATAGAATCATTCAAATCAACATTGGATGAAGTACGGGAAGCTGATATTCTCTTACATGTTGTTGATATTTCTCATCCCTCTTTTGAAGATCATATTGAGGTAGTGAATACCACACTCGCAGAAATCGGAGCAGCAGATAAGCCAATGATTTTGGTCTTCAACAAATTAGATTTGTATAAGCCAGAAAGCGAGCCAGATCAGGAAGATCAGAATGCGAGTATACAGGTGAGTATTGAAAAACTAAAACAAACTTATCTCAAAAAGAATACTGAAAATGTTGTTTTTATTTCAGCCGAAAAGAAAGAGAACCTAGAAGAACTTAGAACGATCTTACTTGAGAAAGTAAAAGAAAAACATTTTCTTATTTATCCTAATTGGGTACCTGAAAACGCAGCTATGTGGAAGGATTGGGAAACTGTTGCTGAAAACGAATAA
- a CDS encoding glycosyltransferase family 4 protein: MNVTLINTYQSSGGAAVACRRLALALRKSYTNATLLVQEQAFAEDFVTPVATSYLQKKAVFGRFIAERLYFYFFERSKQVRFAFSPGVAGIDISIHPAILQADVLHLHWIHFGFLSLESLKRLLSLNKPIVWTLHDMWAMTGGCHYSGTCAHYLSHCHECPFLKYPSEKDLSYRVFEKKKALLQNAPIHFVTCSQWLADKARQSALLRQFPVIAIPNPIDTELYKPMDVLALREKLGLPLDKKLLLFGAMNTQDPRKGFAYLEKALNQLYEADKNLKEQIELVIFGKAEEEILRRLPFYVHDYGSVKGDTALVELYNVCDAMVLPSLEDNLPNTVMEALSCGTPVVAFDTGGLPEMIDHMNSGYLALYQSAEDLSKGILFVLEEQRKISLQEHARKSVLERFTEERIAGRYQSLYHSLIHKEK, encoded by the coding sequence TTGAACGTCACGTTAATCAATACCTACCAATCCAGCGGAGGTGCTGCTGTAGCCTGTCGCAGATTGGCACTGGCTTTACGAAAGAGTTATACAAATGCAACTTTACTGGTACAGGAACAAGCTTTTGCAGAAGACTTTGTAACTCCTGTAGCCACCTCTTATCTACAGAAGAAAGCTGTTTTTGGGCGTTTTATAGCAGAACGATTGTATTTCTATTTTTTTGAAAGATCAAAACAAGTACGATTTGCTTTCTCTCCTGGAGTTGCTGGTATCGATATCAGTATTCATCCTGCCATTCTGCAAGCAGATGTTTTGCATCTGCACTGGATTCATTTTGGATTTTTGTCATTAGAATCTTTAAAACGACTCTTATCACTAAATAAACCAATAGTCTGGACATTACATGATATGTGGGCTATGACAGGTGGATGTCATTATAGCGGAACCTGTGCTCATTATTTATCTCATTGCCATGAATGCCCGTTTTTGAAGTATCCGTCTGAGAAGGATTTGTCTTATCGGGTTTTTGAGAAAAAGAAGGCTCTGTTACAGAATGCTCCTATTCATTTTGTAACCTGTAGCCAATGGCTGGCTGATAAAGCAAGGCAAAGTGCTCTACTTCGACAATTTCCTGTAATAGCTATTCCCAATCCTATAGATACAGAATTGTATAAACCTATGGATGTACTGGCTTTACGGGAAAAGTTAGGCTTGCCATTAGATAAGAAGTTGCTTTTGTTTGGAGCTATGAATACACAAGATCCTCGTAAAGGTTTTGCTTATCTGGAAAAAGCTCTTAATCAACTCTATGAAGCTGATAAAAATCTAAAAGAGCAAATTGAACTTGTAATTTTTGGAAAGGCAGAAGAAGAGATTTTGCGACGCTTACCATTTTATGTACATGACTATGGATCAGTAAAAGGAGATACCGCATTGGTAGAATTATACAATGTATGCGATGCCATGGTATTACCCTCATTAGAAGATAATTTGCCCAATACCGTAATGGAAGCATTATCCTGTGGAACACCAGTTGTCGCTTTTGATACAGGTGGTTTGCCAGAAATGATAGATCATATGAATAGTGGCTACCTGGCCTTGTATCAATCAGCAGAAGATTTATCAAAAGGAATTTTATTTGTATTAGAAGAACAAAGGAAGATATCTCTTCAAGAACATGCCAGAAAATCAGTATTGGAGCGTTTTACAGAAGAACGAATTGCTGGAAGGTACCAGAGTTTATACCATTCGCTTATCCATAAAGAGAAATAA
- a CDS encoding FkbM family methyltransferase, whose product MILFFKILFKDIYHLWRTRYSRTFLRLAFQYGDVGRYKPREINFLNFEIVVPDCQSFLWQFKEIFADENYRFLSNTSSPLIYNCGANIGIDTLYFKHLYPDAHIKAFEADPTIAGYLSRNIQKNNLQNIEIINQAVWNENTTISFSAEGADGGSVIVGAKTTQVPAIRLKDWLEKETMIDLLKMDIEGAEVAVIRDCKNSLGRIRHLFIEYHAYLGEPQALGEILQILTDSGFRYFIRSEADRKQPFVNRTNHKTPVMDLQLNIFAYKE is encoded by the coding sequence TTGATCTTATTCTTCAAAATACTTTTCAAAGATATTTATCATTTATGGCGTACACGATATAGTCGTACGTTTCTGCGACTGGCTTTTCAATACGGAGATGTAGGACGGTATAAGCCAAGAGAGATAAATTTCCTGAATTTTGAAATAGTGGTTCCCGATTGTCAATCTTTTTTGTGGCAGTTTAAAGAGATCTTCGCAGATGAGAACTATCGGTTTCTTTCAAACACTTCTTCTCCTTTGATTTATAATTGTGGTGCTAATATAGGTATAGATACTTTGTATTTTAAGCATCTGTATCCAGACGCACATATCAAAGCGTTTGAAGCTGATCCGACAATTGCCGGATATTTATCCCGTAATATTCAGAAGAATAATCTGCAAAATATAGAAATCATTAATCAGGCTGTTTGGAATGAGAATACTACTATTTCATTTTCTGCTGAAGGTGCAGATGGTGGCTCTGTGATTGTAGGAGCTAAGACTACACAGGTACCTGCCATACGTTTGAAAGACTGGCTGGAGAAAGAAACAATGATAGACCTGCTTAAAATGGATATTGAGGGTGCGGAGGTTGCAGTAATACGGGATTGCAAAAATAGTCTGGGAAGGATTCGGCATCTTTTTATTGAGTATCATGCTTATCTGGGCGAGCCACAGGCGTTGGGAGAGATTCTGCAAATTCTGACAGATAGTGGTTTCCGGTATTTTATCCGTTCAGAAGCAGATCGCAAACAGCCATTTGTTAATCGCACTAATCACAAAACACCTGTAATGGATTTGCAATTGAATATATTTGCTTATAAAGAATAA
- a CDS encoding FeoB-associated Cys-rich membrane protein — MAENIIIGIIFFSALVYLFTVVRKQFSTKSTGCAKGCGGACSTIDFKKIEAEMQKNKQTI, encoded by the coding sequence ATGGCAGAGAATATTATCATCGGAATCATCTTTTTCAGTGCATTGGTATATCTGTTTACTGTTGTTCGTAAACAGTTTTCAACGAAAAGCACTGGGTGCGCCAAAGGTTGTGGAGGTGCTTGCTCTACCATCGACTTTAAAAAGATAGAGGCTGAAATGCAGAAGAATAAGCAGACTATTTAA
- a CDS encoding inositol monophosphatase family protein: MNLSQICQDAIAIVKETGIFLKREVEAFDKSNIEYKGAANNLVSYVDKEAEKQLVAKLSLLVPEAGFITEEGTIDKHSDTLNWIIDPLDGTTNFIHGLRIFCVSVALVKGKEPLVGIVYEPNLDECFSAWQGGGAFCNGKPIKTSNVESLQDSLISTGFPYSLAGKITDHLTILQEFVLQSHGIRRLGAAAVDLAYVACGRVEGFYEYNLKAWDMAAGVLLVTEAGGKVSDFNGGDTYLFGGQLVAGAANVHEPMRNLIASYWKNVEL; the protein is encoded by the coding sequence ATGAACCTATCTCAGATTTGCCAGGATGCTATTGCCATTGTAAAAGAAACCGGCATATTTTTGAAACGAGAAGTAGAAGCATTTGACAAGTCAAATATAGAGTACAAAGGTGCTGCTAACAATCTGGTATCCTATGTAGACAAAGAAGCTGAAAAACAACTAGTTGCTAAATTAAGCTTATTAGTGCCGGAAGCAGGTTTTATTACGGAAGAGGGAACAATTGACAAACATTCTGATACACTAAATTGGATTATAGATCCGCTGGATGGTACAACCAATTTTATTCATGGATTGCGCATATTCTGTGTAAGTGTGGCTTTAGTAAAAGGCAAGGAACCATTGGTAGGCATTGTATATGAACCTAATCTGGATGAGTGCTTTTCTGCCTGGCAGGGTGGTGGGGCTTTTTGTAATGGCAAACCGATCAAAACATCTAATGTAGAGTCCTTGCAAGATAGCCTTATCTCTACAGGATTTCCTTATTCGCTAGCTGGTAAAATTACAGACCATCTTACCATATTACAGGAGTTTGTATTACAATCACATGGCATTCGCCGATTAGGTGCAGCAGCTGTAGATCTGGCCTATGTAGCTTGTGGTCGTGTTGAAGGGTTTTATGAATACAATCTGAAAGCATGGGATATGGCAGCAGGAGTACTATTAGTGACAGAAGCAGGTGGAAAGGTTTCTGATTTTAATGGTGGAGATACTTATTTGTTCGGAGGTCAACTGGTAGCTGGAGCTGCAAACGTTCATGAACCTATGCGTAATTTGATTGCGTCTTACTGGAAGAATGTGGAACTGTAA